The Chryseolinea soli genome contains a region encoding:
- the pdxA gene encoding 4-hydroxythreonine-4-phosphate dehydrogenase PdxA: MQPQKPRIGITLGDLNGVGPEVVIKALADNRLLAMITPVIYGSAKVISFYKKQLNIEEFNYTQVRNKGQYAPKSINVVNCWEDNLEINPGKASKESGKAAFIALKQACEELKEGLIDALVTAPIDKHSIHSDDFPFKGHTEYLTQFFGGESLMFMVSDTLRVGLVTEHIPVREIATAVTKERIEAKLKVMDHSLRNDFGINKPRIAVLGLNPHAGDGGLIGQEDEQLIKPVVSDQKNKGKLVYGPFASDGFFATGSHMKYDAVLAMYHDQGLLPFKTLAFEEGVNFTAGLPIVRTSPDHGTAYNLAGKNQANESSMREAVYRAADIFKSRNEPSTEK, from the coding sequence ATGCAACCACAGAAACCACGAATCGGTATCACCCTTGGAGACCTGAACGGCGTAGGCCCTGAAGTCGTCATCAAAGCACTCGCCGACAACCGGCTGCTCGCCATGATCACGCCCGTCATCTACGGCTCGGCCAAGGTCATCTCGTTCTATAAAAAACAACTCAACATCGAGGAGTTCAACTATACGCAGGTGCGCAACAAAGGACAGTATGCTCCCAAGAGCATCAATGTCGTGAACTGCTGGGAAGACAACCTGGAGATCAATCCGGGCAAAGCTTCCAAAGAAAGCGGCAAAGCTGCCTTTATCGCGTTGAAACAGGCTTGTGAAGAACTGAAGGAAGGGCTCATCGACGCGCTGGTGACGGCGCCCATCGACAAGCACTCCATCCACAGCGACGATTTTCCTTTCAAGGGACATACCGAATACCTGACACAGTTCTTCGGCGGCGAGAGCCTCATGTTCATGGTGAGCGACACGCTGCGCGTAGGACTCGTCACCGAGCACATCCCCGTGCGGGAGATCGCCACGGCCGTGACCAAGGAGAGGATCGAAGCCAAGCTGAAGGTGATGGACCACTCCCTGCGCAACGATTTCGGCATCAACAAACCCCGCATCGCCGTGTTGGGCCTCAACCCACATGCCGGCGACGGCGGCCTGATCGGCCAGGAAGACGAACAACTCATCAAACCGGTGGTGAGCGACCAGAAGAATAAGGGCAAACTGGTCTATGGCCCCTTTGCTTCCGACGGCTTCTTTGCCACCGGCAGCCACATGAAATACGACGCCGTGCTGGCCATGTACCACGACCAGGGCCTGCTGCCCTTCAAGACGTTGGCCTTCGAAGAGGGTGTCAATTTCACCGCCGGACTGCCCATCGTGCGCACCTCGCCCGACCACGGAACGGCCTACAACCTGGCCGGGAAGAACCAGGCCAACGAGAGTTCCATGCGCGAAGCCGTTTATCGCGCTGCGGACATTTTTAAAAGCCGGAACGAACCGTCCACAGAAAAATAA